In one Ornithinimicrobium pratense genomic region, the following are encoded:
- a CDS encoding ABC transporter ATP-binding protein, which produces MGKRTAYPDEASLTRSSAVLVGQGLRRTFGSGATEVHALDGVDIEVPAGAITVVRGPSGSGKTTLLNLLGGLDRPSAGRVLLDDGRVLSELAEKEVLAVRRQRIGYVFQSFGLVPVLSAAENVEVPLRLQKVAVGERTERVEQALAMVGLERHAKQRPYELSGGQQQRVGIARALVSRPDILIADEPTGQLDSETGALVMDLLARVTHEQQIASVVSTHDPVLMGRADQVVQLQDGRRVAPDADR; this is translated from the coding sequence ATGGGCAAGCGGACGGCATACCCGGACGAGGCGTCGCTCACGCGGAGCAGCGCGGTGCTGGTCGGCCAAGGGCTGCGTCGCACCTTCGGCAGCGGCGCGACCGAGGTGCACGCGCTGGACGGGGTCGACATCGAGGTGCCCGCGGGGGCGATCACGGTCGTGCGGGGCCCGTCGGGATCGGGCAAGACCACGCTGCTCAACCTGCTCGGCGGGCTGGACCGGCCGAGTGCGGGGCGGGTGCTGCTCGACGACGGGCGGGTGCTTTCCGAGCTGGCCGAGAAGGAGGTGCTTGCCGTGCGGCGGCAGCGGATCGGTTACGTCTTCCAGAGCTTCGGGCTGGTGCCGGTCCTGTCCGCCGCCGAGAACGTGGAGGTGCCGCTGCGGCTGCAGAAGGTCGCGGTCGGCGAGCGGACCGAGCGGGTCGAGCAGGCGCTGGCCATGGTGGGGCTGGAGCGGCACGCGAAGCAGCGGCCGTACGAGCTCTCTGGCGGTCAGCAGCAGCGGGTCGGCATCGCCCGGGCCTTGGTCTCGCGGCCGGACATCCTCATCGCCGACGAGCCGACTGGGCAACTGGACTCCGAGACCGGCGCGCTCGTCATGGACCTGCTGGCGCGGGTGACGCACGAGCAGCAGATCGCCTCGGTCGTCTCCACCCACGATCCGGTCCTGATGGGTCGGGCCGACCAGGTGGTGCAGCTGCAGGACGGCAGGCGAGTCGCCCCCGACGCCGACCGCTGA
- the galE gene encoding UDP-glucose 4-epimerase GalE: MHVLVTGGAGYIGSHTVLQLVAAGHQVLIVDDFSNSRRSVLDRLAELAGGPIPNRAFDVADAEQLDALLTEQEREGVPVDAVIHFAAFKAVGDSVAHPLAYYRNNLGATLAVAEAMVRHGIPDLVFSSSATVYGADAPVPMTEDLPVSATNPYGWTKVMNEQILRDAVIAHPGLRVALLRYFNPVGAHPSGRIGEDPADVPNNLMPYLAQVAVGRREKLSVFGDDYNTVDGTGVRDYIHVEDLAAGHLSALDHLRAQDEPLSVWNLGTGRGTSVLELVAAFEQASGRPIPYEIVGRRPGDIASSYADPSRAEAELGWRATRTVEDMCADTWRWQQSNPEGYPA; encoded by the coding sequence ATGCACGTCCTCGTCACCGGCGGAGCCGGTTACATCGGCTCCCACACCGTCCTTCAGCTGGTCGCCGCGGGGCATCAGGTGCTCATCGTCGACGACTTCTCCAACAGCCGCCGTAGCGTGCTGGACCGGCTCGCCGAGCTGGCGGGGGGGCCCATCCCGAACCGCGCCTTCGATGTTGCCGACGCCGAGCAGCTGGACGCCCTGCTGACCGAACAGGAGCGGGAAGGTGTGCCGGTCGACGCGGTCATCCATTTCGCGGCGTTCAAGGCGGTGGGCGACTCGGTCGCCCACCCGCTGGCCTACTACCGCAACAACCTCGGCGCCACGCTGGCGGTCGCTGAGGCGATGGTGCGGCACGGCATACCGGACCTGGTCTTCTCCTCCTCAGCGACCGTCTACGGCGCGGACGCCCCCGTCCCGATGACCGAGGACCTGCCGGTGTCGGCCACGAACCCGTATGGGTGGACCAAGGTGATGAACGAGCAGATCCTGCGGGACGCCGTCATCGCCCACCCCGGCCTGCGCGTGGCACTCCTGCGCTACTTCAACCCGGTCGGCGCCCACCCCAGCGGCCGGATCGGTGAGGACCCGGCGGATGTCCCCAACAACCTGATGCCCTACCTCGCCCAGGTCGCGGTCGGCCGGCGGGAGAAGCTGTCGGTCTTCGGCGACGACTACAACACCGTGGACGGCACCGGGGTGCGCGACTACATCCACGTCGAAGACCTGGCCGCCGGCCACCTGTCCGCCCTGGACCACCTGCGCGCGCAGGACGAGCCGCTGTCGGTGTGGAACCTGGGCACTGGGCGAGGCACCTCGGTGCTGGAGCTGGTCGCCGCCTTCGAGCAGGCCAGCGGCCGACCGATCCCCTACGAGATCGTGGGCCGGCGCCCAGGCGACATCGCCAGCTCCTACGCCGACCCCTCCCGCGCGGAGGCGGAGTTGGGCTGGAGAGCGACGCGGACGGTCGAGGATATGTGCGCCGACACCTGGCGCTGGCAGCAGTCCAACCCCGAGGGCTATCCCGCCTGA
- a CDS encoding ABC transporter ATP-binding protein codes for MATVPDDTTTDAARTRQEERAAQASKAPPRQAPAAEALAARGDQFSSQPVIWCEDLVRIYSTEGVEVQALQGLNLVVDAGDVVALVGASGSGKSTLLGILSGLDKPTGGRARVAGVDLLTMSRAQRVDYQRHTVGFVWQQTSRNLLPFLTAAENIALPMVISGRAERAARVGELLGLLGIGDLGARRPAELSGGQQQRVAIATALANTPAVLLADEPTGELDDASSAQVLDTMRQAAGELGTTVLVVTHDPTVSDHVRRTVAIRDGRTSTEVLRYVVTDADGTVRQIAKEYTVIDRAGRIQLPKAHVEALGLRDRVRIEKETEHVQVWPDDEHERRSGDEPVPAQGEADETMQREISAATQDEER; via the coding sequence ATGGCCACCGTCCCAGACGACACGACCACCGATGCCGCAAGGACCCGGCAGGAGGAGCGTGCGGCTCAGGCATCCAAGGCTCCCCCAAGGCAGGCACCGGCGGCCGAGGCACTCGCGGCCCGTGGCGACCAGTTTTCCAGCCAGCCTGTCATCTGGTGCGAGGACCTGGTCCGCATCTACTCCACCGAGGGGGTCGAGGTGCAGGCCCTGCAGGGGCTGAACCTGGTGGTGGACGCCGGCGACGTCGTCGCGCTCGTCGGCGCCTCCGGCTCGGGCAAGTCGACCCTGCTGGGCATCCTGTCGGGCCTGGACAAGCCCACCGGCGGCCGGGCCCGGGTCGCCGGGGTGGACCTGCTGACGATGAGCCGGGCGCAGCGGGTGGACTACCAGCGGCACACCGTCGGCTTCGTCTGGCAGCAGACCTCCCGCAACCTGCTGCCCTTCCTCACCGCCGCCGAGAACATCGCGCTGCCCATGGTCATCAGCGGCCGTGCCGAGCGGGCGGCCCGCGTCGGGGAGCTGCTGGGCCTGCTCGGTATCGGCGACCTCGGGGCACGCCGGCCGGCCGAGCTGTCCGGTGGTCAGCAGCAGCGGGTGGCGATCGCCACGGCGCTGGCCAACACCCCCGCGGTGCTGCTCGCCGACGAACCCACCGGCGAGCTGGACGACGCCTCCTCCGCGCAGGTGCTGGACACGATGCGCCAGGCCGCGGGCGAGCTGGGCACTACCGTCCTCGTGGTCACCCACGACCCGACGGTCTCCGACCACGTGCGGCGCACGGTCGCCATCCGTGACGGCCGCACCTCCACCGAGGTGCTGCGGTATGTCGTGACCGACGCCGACGGCACGGTGCGGCAGATCGCCAAGGAGTACACCGTCATCGACCGCGCCGGCCGCATCCAGCTGCCCAAGGCCCACGTCGAGGCGCTCGGGTTGCGCGACCGGGTCCGGATCGAGAAGGAGACCGAGCACGTGCAGGTCTGGCCCGACGACGAGCACGAGCGGCGGAGCGGGGACGAGCCTGTCCCGGCACAGGGCGAGGCGGACGAGACGATGCAGCGCGAGATATCTGCGGCGACACAGGACGAGGAGCGGTGA
- a CDS encoding BlaI/MecI/CopY family transcriptional regulator — MPLRSTSLGDLERAVMDALWSHGPDLSVRDVMDQLLAAGNKELAYTTVMTVLDRLAKKGLTDRTRDGRAWRYTAAASREELAATALRSAFDTVQADRRVAMLHFLDDASPAELDDLRAALAEVEQRHG, encoded by the coding sequence ATGCCCCTTCGCTCAACCTCCCTTGGCGACCTTGAGCGCGCCGTCATGGATGCCCTCTGGTCCCACGGACCGGATCTGTCCGTGCGGGACGTCATGGACCAGCTGCTGGCGGCCGGCAACAAGGAACTGGCCTACACCACCGTGATGACCGTGCTGGACCGGCTGGCCAAGAAGGGCTTGACCGACCGGACGCGTGATGGTCGGGCGTGGCGCTACACCGCCGCGGCAAGCCGTGAGGAGCTGGCTGCCACCGCACTGCGCTCCGCCTTCGACACCGTGCAGGCGGACCGCCGTGTCGCGATGCTGCACTTCCTGGACGACGCCTCCCCGGCCGAGCTCGATGACCTGCGAGCCGCTCTCGCCGAGGTCGAGCAGCGTCACGGCTGA
- a CDS encoding helix-turn-helix transcriptional regulator, producing the protein MRNEVRRLRLAAGLSQRELGEQLSVSRQTINSIETEKYDPSLPLAIVIARHFNTTVEEIFHVDP; encoded by the coding sequence ATGCGCAACGAGGTCAGGAGGCTCCGGCTGGCCGCGGGCCTGTCGCAGCGGGAGCTCGGCGAGCAGCTGTCCGTCTCGCGGCAGACGATCAACTCGATCGAGACCGAGAAGTACGACCCGTCCCTTCCGCTGGCCATCGTCATCGCCCGCCACTTCAACACCACCGTCGAGGAGATCTTCCATGTGGACCCGTGA
- a CDS encoding M56 family metallopeptidase has translation MAGALVTVALIVSALLLTLVVPRTLAHWRPQRYDPARALLLWQSVSISGVVCALLAAPVAALSRGLGHPLLLGLAISVSAVMLARVLWSGHRVGTDLRRLRAEHRALVDLLGERMEGLEGGAVPDPVRILAHPAPTAFCLPGKGDRIVLSRTTIERMGPVELRAVLAHEQAHLDHRHDLLLELFTVLHEAVPAPVRAQAAMLEVRLLVEVLADHRAAARASAPALARALVAMAAPHPLGPRQASREHALSAATTQVGTRLQLLAAPPPTRRLRATLTGGTVAVLGLPVTLVLLLWWV, from the coding sequence GTGGCGGGAGCCCTCGTCACGGTAGCGCTCATCGTGAGCGCGCTGCTGCTCACCCTGGTGGTGCCGCGGACCCTGGCCCACTGGCGGCCGCAGCGCTACGACCCCGCCCGGGCCCTGCTGCTGTGGCAGTCCGTCTCGATCTCCGGGGTGGTGTGCGCGCTGCTGGCTGCGCCGGTCGCCGCACTCAGCCGGGGTCTGGGGCATCCGCTCCTGCTCGGCCTGGCGATCTCGGTCTCCGCGGTCATGCTTGCCCGGGTCCTGTGGTCCGGCCACCGCGTCGGCACCGACCTGCGTCGGCTGCGCGCCGAGCACCGGGCCCTGGTGGACCTGCTGGGGGAGCGTATGGAGGGCCTCGAGGGTGGCGCCGTGCCCGACCCCGTCCGGATCCTGGCACACCCCGCACCCACTGCCTTCTGCCTGCCGGGCAAGGGTGACCGGATCGTCCTCAGCCGCACCACGATCGAGCGGATGGGCCCGGTGGAGCTGCGCGCGGTGCTGGCCCATGAGCAGGCCCACCTGGACCACCGCCACGACCTGCTCCTGGAGCTGTTCACCGTGCTGCACGAGGCGGTCCCCGCCCCGGTCCGGGCGCAGGCCGCCATGCTTGAGGTGCGCCTGCTCGTCGAGGTGTTGGCCGACCACCGCGCCGCCGCCCGCGCCTCAGCCCCGGCACTGGCACGGGCTCTGGTGGCGATGGCGGCCCCTCACCCACTCGGCCCCCGCCAAGCCTCCCGCGAGCACGCCCTGAGTGCCGCGACCACGCAGGTCGGGACCCGCCTGCAGCTGCTCGCCGCACCACCCCCCACCCGCCGGTTGCGCGCCACCCTCACCGGGGGGACGGTCGCGGTGCTGGGCCTCCCGGTGACGCTGGTGCTGCTGCTGTGGTGGGTCTGA
- a CDS encoding heavy-metal-associated domain-containing protein, giving the protein MTEQQHSDPPAVEQAEETGQVQTTKVVVSGMTCGHCTSAVTEELKEVPSVLEVRIDNLVAGGDTDVFVDSDGPLDLEAARAAVEEAGYTATI; this is encoded by the coding sequence ATGACCGAGCAGCAGCACAGCGACCCCCCCGCCGTCGAGCAGGCCGAGGAGACCGGCCAGGTCCAGACCACGAAGGTCGTCGTCAGTGGCATGACCTGCGGCCACTGCACCTCCGCGGTGACCGAGGAGCTCAAGGAGGTCCCCAGCGTCCTCGAGGTCCGGATCGACAATCTGGTCGCCGGCGGCGACACCGACGTCTTCGTCGACTCCGATGGTCCGCTCGACCTCGAGGCGGCCCGGGCCGCCGTCGAGGAAGCGGGCTACACCGCCACCATCTGA
- a CDS encoding heavy metal translocating P-type ATPase: MSSSTSTARHDRSAAGGPVASAGLQHIDLDITGMTCASCSARIERKLNKLDGVQASVNLATEKASVDFPADLSVADIVTTVEKTGYGASPVQEERGGLAPAMTHDVVDRDSLRLRMIVASVLAFVVFLLHMVPPVRDALGTAGHWLQFLLTLPVYFWAGWPFHRAAAINARHLASTMDTLVSVGTTAAMGWSVVALFTGFSHDMYFEVAAVVIAFLLIGRYIEARAKAQGRSALTSLMQLGAKEVAVLRHETGSGAWSEHRIPVEELAVGDRFVVRPGEKVATDGRIVDGTSTIDASMVTGESMPVEVAPGEDVVGATVNGHGRLIVEAVRVGNETTLARITALVEQAQTGKAPIQRLADRISAVFVPVVLVVALLTFAVWLVVSGGDVARSLMPAVAVLIIACPCALGLATPTALLTGTGRGAELGILIKGPQILESTRLVDTVVLDKTGTLTTGEPVLTEVVPVGTLPADAALKAAASVETGSEHPVARAIVEGARERGVHPSPITDFVNLPGQGARARIKDTAVTVGKPDLFEQVPEALAQVLAAGTGTTVLVGWDGVARAAITVADTPRPSSASAVSRLKELGLTPYLLTGDNEHTARRVAQVVGIDAANVDAGVLPQDKFEHVVALQEQGRVVAMVGDGVNDAAALAQADLGMAMGSGTDVAAESADIVLMRSDVDTVADAIGLSRKTLRIIKENLVWAFGYNTLAIPLAALGLLTPLIAGAAMALSSVLVVLNSLRLKGYARR; encoded by the coding sequence ATGAGCAGCAGCACCAGCACCGCCCGGCACGACCGCTCCGCCGCGGGCGGGCCGGTGGCATCTGCCGGCCTTCAGCACATCGACCTCGACATCACCGGCATGACCTGCGCGTCCTGCTCGGCCCGGATCGAGCGCAAGCTGAACAAGCTGGACGGGGTGCAGGCCAGCGTCAACCTGGCCACGGAGAAGGCGAGCGTCGACTTCCCGGCCGACCTGTCGGTGGCCGACATCGTCACCACGGTCGAGAAGACCGGGTATGGCGCCTCGCCCGTGCAGGAGGAGCGCGGCGGTCTGGCCCCGGCCATGACGCACGACGTGGTGGACCGGGACTCGCTGCGGCTGCGGATGATCGTGGCCAGCGTGCTGGCCTTCGTGGTCTTCCTGCTGCACATGGTCCCTCCGGTCCGGGACGCGCTGGGCACGGCCGGACACTGGCTGCAGTTCCTGCTCACGCTGCCGGTCTACTTCTGGGCCGGTTGGCCCTTCCACCGGGCCGCGGCGATCAACGCGCGCCACCTCGCCTCAACCATGGACACCCTGGTCTCGGTCGGCACCACGGCCGCGATGGGGTGGTCGGTCGTGGCCCTGTTCACCGGGTTCAGCCACGATATGTACTTCGAGGTGGCCGCGGTCGTGATCGCCTTCCTCCTGATCGGTCGCTACATCGAGGCCCGGGCCAAGGCTCAGGGCCGCTCGGCGCTGACCTCGCTAATGCAGCTGGGAGCCAAGGAGGTCGCCGTGCTGCGGCACGAGACCGGCAGCGGCGCCTGGAGCGAGCACCGGATCCCGGTGGAGGAGCTGGCCGTGGGGGACCGGTTCGTGGTCCGGCCCGGGGAGAAGGTCGCGACCGACGGCCGCATCGTCGACGGCACCAGCACGATCGACGCCTCGATGGTGACCGGTGAGTCGATGCCGGTCGAGGTAGCCCCCGGGGAGGACGTGGTCGGGGCGACGGTCAACGGCCACGGCCGGCTGATCGTCGAAGCCGTGCGGGTGGGCAACGAGACGACCCTGGCCCGGATCACCGCCCTGGTGGAGCAGGCCCAGACCGGCAAGGCCCCGATCCAACGGCTCGCCGACCGGATTTCGGCGGTCTTCGTACCCGTCGTGCTCGTGGTGGCGCTGCTGACCTTCGCGGTCTGGCTCGTGGTCTCCGGCGGCGACGTGGCCCGCTCACTGATGCCGGCGGTGGCCGTGCTGATCATCGCCTGCCCCTGCGCTCTGGGGCTGGCCACGCCGACCGCCCTGCTCACCGGCACCGGACGGGGAGCTGAGCTGGGCATCCTCATCAAGGGCCCGCAGATCCTGGAGTCCACCCGCCTCGTCGACACGGTCGTCCTGGACAAGACCGGCACGCTCACCACCGGCGAGCCCGTGCTCACCGAGGTCGTCCCGGTCGGCACCCTGCCGGCCGACGCAGCGTTGAAAGCCGCGGCCAGCGTCGAGACCGGCAGCGAGCACCCGGTGGCCCGCGCGATCGTCGAGGGGGCTCGCGAGCGCGGCGTCCACCCCTCCCCGATCACCGACTTCGTCAACCTCCCCGGGCAGGGCGCCCGTGCCCGCATCAAGGACACCGCGGTCACCGTCGGCAAGCCGGACCTCTTCGAGCAGGTGCCCGAGGCACTGGCCCAGGTCCTGGCCGCCGGGACCGGCACCACGGTGCTCGTCGGCTGGGACGGGGTGGCCCGCGCCGCGATCACCGTCGCGGACACCCCGCGCCCCAGCAGCGCCTCGGCCGTCAGCCGGCTCAAGGAACTGGGTCTGACGCCCTACCTGCTGACCGGCGACAACGAGCACACCGCCCGTCGCGTCGCCCAGGTGGTCGGGATCGACGCCGCCAACGTCGACGCCGGCGTGCTGCCCCAGGACAAGTTCGAGCACGTTGTGGCCCTGCAGGAGCAGGGCCGGGTGGTGGCGATGGTCGGCGACGGTGTCAACGACGCGGCTGCCCTCGCCCAGGCCGACCTGGGTATGGCGATGGGATCAGGCACGGACGTGGCCGCCGAGTCCGCGGACATCGTGCTCATGCGCTCGGACGTGGACACGGTCGCCGACGCGATCGGACTGTCCCGCAAGACCCTGCGGATCATCAAGGAGAACTTGGTGTGGGCCTTCGGCTACAACACCCTGGCGATCCCGCTCGCCGCGCTCGGCCTGCTCACCCCGCTCATCGCGGGGGCCGCCATGGCGCTGTCCAGCGTCTTGGTCGTGCTCAACAGCCTGCGGCTGAAGGGGTACGCACGTCGCTGA
- a CDS encoding metal-sensitive transcriptional regulator, with product MRGYTGTKDDYLKRLRRVEGQVRGIARMVEEDTYCIEVLTQVSAVTKALQAVSLGLLEDHIGHCVVDAAAESQEAKDVKVREAADAIARLVRS from the coding sequence GTGCGCGGGTACACCGGGACCAAGGACGACTACCTCAAGCGGCTGCGCCGTGTCGAGGGACAGGTCCGCGGCATCGCCCGCATGGTCGAGGAGGACACGTACTGCATCGAGGTCCTCACCCAGGTGAGCGCGGTGACCAAGGCGTTGCAGGCAGTGAGCCTGGGACTGCTGGAGGACCACATCGGCCACTGCGTGGTCGATGCCGCGGCCGAGTCTCAGGAGGCCAAGGATGTCAAGGTCCGCGAGGCCGCCGACGCCATCGCCCGGCTCGTCCGCAGCTGA
- the purB gene encoding adenylosuccinate lyase: MLPAARTPLAELSPPIALGALDGRYRGAVVPLVDHLSEAALNRARLHVEVEWLIHLVTQDVIPGADHLAEEEQARLRELVTRFDAAAIEELGQIEAETVHDVKAVEYYVRRRLLGIVGEQRAATLGELVHFACTSEDINNTSYALMVRGAVEQVWLPRARALVDQLTGMARDLAEVPLLAHTHGQPATPTTMGKELAVLAWRLTRQLDRVGSTAYLGKFNGATGTFGAHAVAVPGADWQQVSRSFVEGLGLTWNPLTTQIESHDWQAELYGDIARFNRILHNLCTDVWTYISMGYFAQVRGQGTVGSSTMPHKVNPIRFENAEANLEVSNALLDVLASTLVTSRLQRDLTDSSMQRNIGTALGHSLLAVDNASRGLAGLDAVPAAMAADLDTNWEVLAEPIQSVMRALAARGVEGMANPYERLKELTRGRRIGQAELVEFVQGLGLPAEEEARLAALTPASYVGIAPVLVEHLPAGPRTQDSAPVQGS; this comes from the coding sequence ATGCTGCCTGCTGCCCGCACCCCTCTCGCCGAGCTTTCCCCACCCATCGCGCTGGGTGCCCTGGACGGTCGCTACCGGGGCGCCGTGGTCCCCCTGGTGGACCACCTCTCCGAGGCCGCGCTCAACCGGGCCCGGCTGCACGTCGAGGTCGAGTGGCTGATTCACCTGGTCACCCAGGACGTCATCCCCGGGGCCGACCACCTCGCGGAGGAGGAGCAGGCCCGCCTGCGTGAGCTGGTGACCCGCTTCGACGCCGCCGCGATCGAGGAGCTCGGGCAGATCGAGGCCGAGACGGTGCACGACGTCAAGGCGGTCGAGTACTACGTGCGCCGACGCCTCCTCGGGATTGTCGGGGAGCAGCGCGCGGCCACGCTGGGCGAGCTCGTCCACTTCGCCTGCACCAGCGAAGACATCAACAACACCTCCTACGCCCTGATGGTGCGCGGCGCGGTCGAGCAGGTCTGGTTGCCGCGTGCGCGGGCTCTGGTCGACCAGCTCACGGGGATGGCGCGCGACCTCGCCGAGGTGCCGCTGCTGGCGCACACCCACGGACAACCGGCGACGCCGACGACCATGGGCAAGGAGCTGGCCGTGCTGGCCTGGCGACTGACCCGGCAGCTGGACCGGGTGGGCAGCACGGCCTACCTGGGCAAGTTCAACGGCGCCACCGGCACCTTCGGCGCGCACGCGGTAGCAGTGCCGGGAGCGGACTGGCAGCAGGTCAGCCGATCGTTCGTGGAAGGGCTCGGGCTGACCTGGAACCCGCTCACCACCCAGATCGAGAGCCACGACTGGCAGGCCGAGCTCTACGGCGACATCGCCCGGTTCAACCGGATTCTGCACAACCTGTGCACCGACGTGTGGACCTACATCTCGATGGGCTACTTCGCCCAGGTCCGGGGTCAGGGCACCGTCGGCTCCTCGACGATGCCGCACAAGGTCAACCCGATCCGCTTCGAGAACGCCGAGGCCAACCTGGAGGTGTCCAACGCCCTGCTGGACGTGCTCGCCTCGACCCTGGTCACCAGCCGGCTGCAGCGCGACCTCACCGACTCCTCCATGCAGCGCAACATCGGCACCGCGCTAGGGCACAGCCTGCTGGCCGTCGACAACGCCTCCCGTGGTCTGGCCGGGCTGGACGCGGTGCCCGCGGCGATGGCGGCCGACCTCGACACGAACTGGGAAGTGCTGGCCGAGCCGATCCAGTCGGTGATGCGGGCGCTGGCCGCACGGGGCGTGGAGGGCATGGCCAACCCCTACGAGCGGCTCAAGGAGCTGACGCGGGGACGGCGGATCGGCCAGGCGGAGCTGGTCGAGTTCGTCCAAGGGCTGGGTCTGCCCGCGGAGGAGGAGGCGCGCCTGGCCGCCCTCACACCCGCCTCCTACGTTGGGATCGCCCCTGTGCTGGTGGAACACCTCCCTGCCGGCCCCCGGACGCAAGACTCGGCACCCGTCCAGGGTTCGTGA